ACGAGTGCATGAGCTTCGAGGTCCTGAACAAGGAAAAATTCGCATCTCGGCGGTACACGCTGCTCAAAGACTCGAAGGGCAACGCCCTCGCACTCTCGGTGAAGATCCCGTCGGTAAAGGAAGAGAAACAGTACGCAGAATTCTTCCAGCGGATGGTGGACTCGGCGAAGCTGAAGTAAGAATGTTCGCTGAACCACGAAACGCGGGGGGGGGGGGGCTCAATTCAGTAACCTCAAGTGGGCGATCACACGCCTTTCATCTGGTCGGAAAAGACAGGGATGATAGACCTACGACCGCGGTTGCTCAATCGCCCGACGAGCACGAACCTCTTCTTCGCTTCCAGCATTTCTGAATCCGGCTCCATTCTCATCTATAGCGACGAGCTACGGTCAAGTTCAGCGGAACGCGAGTACTATTACCTCGCCACGCCGGTCCCGGAGCCAGCTATCTTTCAGTTCGGGCTTTCCGGCCTTTTTGCTTTCTTGGTAAGACGCGCTAAATTTAGTTCTTGCCGGTAAACCAATGCCGATACTCCTCTTTTGCGTACCTTGCGTACACTCGCACCATATCCGGACCCCAATAATCGTGAACGTCACCGGAGTCTACGTACCATTTATAAGGCTCCGTACTCTTTGCGGTTTCGATCCAGATAGTATCCGAACTATCACCGTCGCCGCCAGTTTTAGTGGCACCGACTTTGCGAGAACTATTCAGGAATGCTTTCATAATGAAAGCCATTTCCTCTACTGCGGTTATCTTGCGGCTAGACAGCCCATGCCCTTTCTTTGAGAGAACGAATCCTTGAAGCTGGATACTGACTAGGCCCTCTAGCAGGATTAATTTGGCAGCTTGCCGCACGTCGTCGTTGGCAACGCGGCCCATCGGCGTAGGCATATCTTCGTAGCCACTGTCCGCACGGCTCATTCGGTCCTTAGAGCTCGAAGTTGTGGTCAACCTCTCGGTTATGTGTGGTCTTGGCGAGTCCGTCTGCGTATTTGATACAGAGCAGCCTGCGCTAACCACTAGAAGTGGCACCACGATAATGCCGACACTAAGGCGCTGCACGAGTATCTCCATATTGGACCAGCTTCGGGCGCGTACCATCAAATGTCCAAGAGTACCACGTTGCATTAGCCCCCGTCGTAGTATGGCTAGTTGCGTAGGTAATAGCATCGCTGATAGTGTAGTTGTTTCCGAACGCAGACCAGAAGTGTGTCTCGGTCTCGGAATCATTGGCAGAAGGGTTCACTGGTGACCTTATGCGGCGCATTCTTGCCGCGTTCGCCGACTACGAGCGGGCCGTGATTGCCACGAGGACTAAGATGGGTCGGCGTGAGTCGGTTCGCAAGAACGGCACGTTTGCGGGAGGGCACGGCGTGTACGGATATAGACCCGTCGGGAATCGGGGGGAGCCGGGAAGTGGTCGGCTACAGATCGTGGGCGAAGAAGTCGCGGCCATTAGGTTGGTCTTTGAGTTCCGAGCAGAGGGCCTGACGCTTGCGCAAATCGCAGATCGGTTGACTCAGGCTGGGCACGTGACCAAGTCAGGATCACAGTTCACGCATGTTCAGGTGTATCGCATTATGGCTAGGGAGGATTTCTATCGTGGGGTGAGTGTCATTACAAAGAGTATTTCCTCTGACTCGGTTTGCCACGAAGCTGCTCTATGAGCGGTTAACCAGCAAAAATCTAGGCTTATGGTTCGTGGCTCAGGTGTACACTTGAGGGGTGAGAGGACTTTGCTGGATTGCTGTCGTCTGTTCTCCCGGTCTTGTTACCGCACAGGTCGCGGATAAGTACGTGCTCCGGGAGCTTCCACGTTTCTCTCCGAACGTGAGGACCATCTTTGGAAGCCTCAATGATCGAGGCGAGATGCTGGCGACGACGATAGTCAATAACACGCCAACGAACTACTACGTCTACACAGAGAAAGGCGGGTTTCGACCGCTCAGTGGATCGACAGCTGGCGGCACGAACACCCCGTCGAATCGGCTTTCTCAAGGTGGTTATGTGGCCGGTTCTCAGAACAAGATCGCACTACCCGGTGAAGACTTTCAATTCATCCACTCCGACCCGACGAAACGGATTTCGCTTCTTGGGGTCAACGCCACAGGCCTCGTAGCTGGAGGTTACAATGGCAAGCCAGCGTTTCAGAGGCTCAATCAGGACCCGCAAGTTGTCGGCTCGATTAATGGGTGTTTCAGCTCCCTTAACAACAAGGGGCAAGCCATCGGCAAGTACACTCCGGCCGGAACTACTACGCAGAGGCAGTGCATGTGGACAGAGGGTAAGGGATTCACTTACTTTGCCACTTCGGAAGAAATGACCAATCCGATTCTTGCCGACAGTGGCTGGATCGCAGGGACTTGGTACGATAGCTCCCAGTTTGGTAGTCAGGCGGCGGTCTGGCGGCCAGGGAAGGGATTGCAAAGCATCCACATGCCAGGAGCCGACAACAGCTACCCCTTGGATATGAATAGCCAGGGCCTTGTTGTCGGAAATGTGGATATCGCGCGTCCCGGCGATCACACGCCGTTTATTTGGTCGGAAACGACAGGGATGCTTAATCTTCGAGAGAGGTTCATCAATCCGCGTTCAGGCGCACACTATATTTGGGCCAGCAGCATCTCGGAATCTGGCTCAATCCTAATCTACAGCGACGAAAAGCGTTCGGGTGCCTCCGATTACGGGTACTACTACCTCGCCACACCGGTCCCAGAGCCATCATCATGGGTTCTGATCGTGGGTATGTTCGGCCTTGGAAGATTTCAGAAAAGGCAACGATGAACAGTTAATGTAAAGCTCTAGACACCAAGTTGAGGTTCAGAGTGCTTTCATCAAGAGTAGTAAATCGCAGGCCGGTTGGATACGCTAAGGCGACGACTGTGCTTTTAACGTCGCTCTCCCCAATCGCGATGCTAACATTGCCGTCTCGGAGCACTTTATTCCACTTGGCGTTATAGCTGATTATAGCTGGCTTCCAACGTACGAACTGGGATTCACGCGTACCAATAAGCAACTTCTCGTCGGCGATTGCCAGACAGTATGGAACCCCTATGCATGCGAAGCTAAGCCCTTGCTCTGTATATTTGGCCGGTGTCTTTGATTGTTGCTTTCGACCAGCAAAAGTGACGATGTCACCTGTGGCTGTCAGCACGTATGTACTCCTACCTCGGGCCACGATATCGAGGAGACTGAAGTCACTTGCCCAGTCACGCCAGTCGATTCTTGGAGAATACTCATTCGACAAGTCCACTTGGACGAAATCCATCCGAGATACATCTCGACCATTAGTTGAGCGTATGGTCAGGTCAAATTTGTTTGCAACTGCTTGAACTGCCACATCCACATCCTCCCATGTACCGGGCCCGAGCTTCCATGATCGCGTCGCACCCGTTTTCCAGAAAGTGCGCTTCAGATTGGAGTTCTCATCTACCCACCAGAGGTAGCGTCGAGAAGCAGTCCACAGCACCGCGAGCGGATGCGAGGACAACCGAGTGGCACCAAGTAAGGTCGTGGTAGAACCAGCAGACTCAAATGCGCGATACTCGTCACCATGCCTCGATAACCAGCGGTATTGTTGCCTGCTCGTGGGCTGCCCTACTGATTCGACTACACCACTCACCCGAAGTCTGGCGATTGGTCCCAGGCTAACATTCTGCGATGACGTAGCGACGCAGCAAGCATGAATGGTGAGGCGATCTCCCCGTTGAGACCAGAGTTGCGGCACATCTTGTTCTGCTGGCTTCGTAATCAGTATGGTAGCGATAAGTGACGCGATCATTGCCCAGTTGTTATATAGATCGAGCGCTCGTTAAAGAAGTCGTTATCGGAGAGCCAAGAGACATAGGCTGGGTCATTTAGACATCTTCCTTGTTGTCGGGTGGCATCGGAATCAAAGTCTGCTCCACTTACTTTCACCTCGGACCATGTACCGCCTGCCTGAACTGCGCCCGACTTATAGGTGCTATTATTGGGTCCATTCGCTAAAGGAGCATTGGGGTGTTTGGCTGTCCTAAACTGTTGAGCGATAGAGTTAATACGCTTGAGAGAGATCGCTTCTCGTTTCTTACCAAATTTAGCAAAGCTACCGATAACACCTTTATCTATCGTGGTGCCGCTTAACTGTGCTACTGATCCTGGCTCGTTCGGAACTACAGCGAGGTAGGCTTGTTTGGATGTGAGCTCCGGAAAAGTAAAGAATAGTCGGACACTTCCCTTTATCTTGAAATCCCCATCTTGCCATAAGTAACCCTTATCATTAACACCACGACCCTTGGATGCAGAAAATGCCTTCCACCACACTTCCGAAGAGTTCTTCTTTACGAACCCAACGTCAAACGCACCATAGGCACCTGCTTCGCCACCGGTGTACACGTAGGCTGCGTCACGTGATGGGCGTGTGGAATCAATGCTAGTCGTAGAAGGCATGCCGACGACTGCTGAGAGGTTTCGCCAGGACTGAAAAGCAGAAACCTTTCGAAAAGGACCTGTGTGCTCGTTAGGATAGCCATAAATTTGCGTGGATTGAGCGTTTGGAGCAGGATCAAAAGTAACTGCGTATGTTTCGGTGCCGTTCGTGACGCAGTGGCTATCTTCCCCAATGAACGCGGTAGTCGCTCCGGAGGAGGTCTCGACTCCAAAGCGATCCTGGTGGTATTGCACGCCATTGGGCCCCTGAATGCTGACTACTCGTGTCTCACTAATGGCAAGTTGGCCCTCACCGGCATTCCACAGAGCCTGGTCAATTATTGTAGCAGGGTTATCGCTCGCCCAATTGATTGCCGTAGCCAATGGCACATCGCTGTCTTCGGAACTGGTGCCAACAACCGAGCCAGAAGACGATACCCCAACTGCCCGATAGTAGTAATCTTGATCTTCGGTTAATCCGGTGTCAGTGAATCTCTGGCCATTCACAACCCCAGGGCCGGGGTCTGGATTATTGATTAGTCCCTGGTTGACCTGAAAATACGGGCCACTAGAAACGGTACTCCGATACAAACGATAGCCCACGGCATTGGCAATCTCCTGCCAGTACACCGTGACTTGACCCGCACCGGTAGCCGCCACCGTGATATCGAAATCTCCTCCGCCGGTGAAGGTAATACCAGTCGTGGCCGTGGCTTCGTTACTCGCCGTGTCTGCCGCAGCATTATGGGCGAGAACGCGGTAAGTGTACGTTGTGTATGCGGAAACTGTGCTATCGGTAAATTGCTCCGTGTTGCGTGGCAAAGAGCTCGTTATGGTAGTCCAGCTACCCGATGCGATCTTTCTTTGCACGACATAAGACGTCTCGTTATGTGCATTGTCAGTCCATGACAGATCGACGGAAGTCGTTGAGGACGCCATCGCAGTGAGCCCGCTTGGCGCAGCGGGCGGGGGAGGCATCAACGTTGTGCAATCTACAAACATCCAGCCTGACGTCCCCCCATCGTTCCTGGACCGCGCTCGGTAGTAATAGTGGGTCAGTCCGTCCAGACCAGAATCCGAAAGCGTTGTCTGGGGTACCGGTACCTCCCCCACGAACAACCAGTCGGATTCCTGGGCTTGCGCAGTTGGCTTGAGGCTTCGTTGCCACTCGGTGCTTGTGGCCCGTAGGCCGTTGGTCCACGATAGGTTGATTTGCGTGTCTGAAACCGCGACTGCCTGAAGGCCGGTTGGAGAAAGTGGGGGCTCATCGGGGGTGGTCACCAAGGCAAAGTCAAGGGACTTAGTATGCAGGCCGTTTCGCATGGCCTTGATGCGGTAACGATAGGCGGTTTGCTTCGCAGTCGAGGTATCGGTCCAAGTTGCCTCCCCTACGCCCGAGTGAGCCGAGACTGGCCACCCTGCTGTCCAAGATGTTGGGTTACTCGGATCGCTCGACTGGAGCGACCGTTCGATAATGAAGCTCGTCTCAACGAGGGAGGCGTCCTGCCACGACAGAACGACCTGGTTATATGCGGGTGCGACCGCAGACAAGCCACTCGGTGCATTCGGAGGTGTCTCGACACTCCCGATCGAGTAGGCCCACGCCGAAGAAAGATCGCCGAACGCGCAAACACGGTATTGGTAGTTAGCGTCTCGTGACGCACCTGAATCGTTGAATTGAGTAGTGTTTGGTGCAACGGAACCGGCGAACTCCCAGACAGCGGAATCTGATCGCTTTCGTTCGATGTAGAATCCTTCCTCGTTGCTCGATCCATCAGTCCACGCCACATGAACGGAAAAGTCATTTTCGAGCGGGTACGGCTGAACTGTTGTCGCAACGACGTTGCTCGGTGCTCCCGGAGCGGCGTGAGAACCACCGTTGAACGCAAGTGTCATGGACGCGAAGTAGCCCATGCCATCGCAATATTGATAGCCATACCCGAACCCTCCGATAGGGAGAGCCCCAAGCACGGTGGTATTCTCAAATGTGTGACGACCTCCATTTGGATAGTCAAGATCGCCGCTATTGAAGAACTCCGCTCTTCCGACTGAATAAGCCGTGCCTGGTACCGCTTCGAACGAATTCGTGACGGTCTGACCGTTGTGACGCAACGCGGATACTTGGCTTGTGGGCACAACAAGATTGATGAACTGTCGCCAAGAGTATCCAGCGTCCGAAGGCAAGTCGTGCGGGGCAAAGAGCGAGAGTTTGGTATTGAAGTGGGACACGCTCGGTACAAGACCTAAGAACGGGGCTGGCTCCGCTGCACCATTGGCGTCGAATGCGAACCCGGTTGAATATTCAGCAACCAATACGGGCTTTGAAGCTGTGGGGTCGCTGGGTGAATCTGACTTGATATAACCAGGGCCGACCAACCGGAACTGCTGAAACTCACCTCGGCGAAGAACAACTGTTCGAGTCCCAATTGGATCGCTAA
The sequence above is drawn from the Chthonomonas sp. genome and encodes:
- a CDS encoding fibronectin type III domain-containing protein produces the protein MLVATVSQAAIQIQVELQDFPSPSGQAVTVTFVNGMVGEVSANAALNATGFSNVTPRASVVPGTYTVRVKGKHWLSEAIEGVPVGTFGTSGPFEFSLRNGDIDGDDTVSVFDYFILSEYFDIDSTAPNWTTVGADGFAPVDADIDGDEAVTAFDYFILSYNFDSGAGAPRRLSTTGRKFWLAFPQSKSLPNKQLKLYVRVAPNADDVPPYPQGTIKAGTNAPQSFSLTPGWAVVDVPQTASQLTEVTQDNGVCPNSVYVSTTVAVTIQAVTQSVHNSEAYTAIPVQSLGFDHIVMAWGDSYSQTSFVTVVAPYGGGAVEPTTLTITPSCDAGASGERLQGVPFTVQLQSGQTYQLRSTSPTGDLTGTLISSNHPVAVYSGNRSAQVPNNAGLSNHLLEELPPTDLWGSEFITDHFQLKNPDKPYFVRVLAARNNTRVIVSGRVRFFNGDGDPQLSDPIGTRTVVLRRGEFQQFRLVGPGYIKSDSPSDPTASKPVLVAEYSTGFAFDANGAAEPAPFLGLVPSVSHFNTKLSLFAPHDLPSDAGYSWRQFINLVVPTSQVSALRHNGQTVTNSFEAVPGTAYSVGRAEFFNSGDLDYPNGGRHTFENTTVLGALPIGGFGYGYQYCDGMGYFASMTLAFNGGSHAAPGAPSNVVATTVQPYPLENDFSVHVAWTDGSSNEEGFYIERKRSDSAVWEFAGSVAPNTTQFNDSGASRDANYQYRVCAFGDLSSAWAYSIGSVETPPNAPSGLSAVAPAYNQVVLSWQDASLVETSFIIERSLQSSDPSNPTSWTAGWPVSAHSGVGEATWTDTSTAKQTAYRYRIKAMRNGLHTKSLDFALVTTPDEPPLSPTGLQAVAVSDTQINLSWTNGLRATSTEWQRSLKPTAQAQESDWLFVGEVPVPQTTLSDSGLDGLTHYYYRARSRNDGGTSGWMFVDCTTLMPPPPAAPSGLTAMASSTTSVDLSWTDNAHNETSYVVQRKIASGSWTTITSSLPRNTEQFTDSTVSAYTTYTYRVLAHNAAADTASNEATATTGITFTGGGDFDITVAATGAGQVTVYWQEIANAVGYRLYRSTVSSGPYFQVNQGLINNPDPGPGVVNGQRFTDTGLTEDQDYYYRAVGVSSSGSVVGTSSEDSDVPLATAINWASDNPATIIDQALWNAGEGQLAISETRVVSIQGPNGVQYHQDRFGVETSSGATTAFIGEDSHCVTNGTETYAVTFDPAPNAQSTQIYGYPNEHTGPFRKVSAFQSWRNLSAVVGMPSTTSIDSTRPSRDAAYVYTGGEAGAYGAFDVGFVKKNSSEVWWKAFSASKGRGVNDKGYLWQDGDFKIKGSVRLFFTFPELTSKQAYLAVVPNEPGSVAQLSGTTIDKGVIGSFAKFGKKREAISLKRINSIAQQFRTAKHPNAPLANGPNNSTYKSGAVQAGGTWSEVKVSGADFDSDATRQQGRCLNDPAYVSWLSDNDFFNERSIYITTGQ
- a CDS encoding recombinase family protein, producing MRRILAAFADYERAVIATRTKMGRRESVRKNGTFAGGHGVYGYRPVGNRGEPGSGRLQIVGEEVAAIRLVFEFRAEGLTLAQIADRLTQAGHVTKSGSQFTHVQVYRIMAREDFYRGVSVITKSISSDSVCHEAAL